TAGCAACATCAGGACCTAACGCCGTGGCGGCAAGGCAGGATAACTGGAGAGGGAGGCCATAATGAGGAGCACCCTTTGAGCATGTAACACAATATAGCAGTTCGTGGCGCCTCTTTATGGAACGACTTCAGTTTCTTTGCTTGGTGGGTCTTATATAGGTTAGATTGACCAGAAGAAACTATAGgttgaaagggagaaaagagggataaagggaagaaaaaggttTAGAATCTGGTGCTCATTTTGGCAGCATGCATTCTAAAATAAGAGTGATACAGAGGAGatttagcatggcccctgcacaaggatgacaggTAAATTCTTGAGGCAGTCcacataaaaaaacacaaaggattTAAAATCTGGACTTATTATGAAGTAGGATATACAGGAAATACTGGTGTCTATAACGTGTGTAGGCTGACCCTGGGCTTATCTTGACTTGTTTTTTCATCTTCATGGGGAAAAGGTTAGGAGGAATCCTGTAGGGTACCCCTTCTCCCATTCCTCTCTTGGAGGCGGCTTCCATCTCAGACCTTTTCACCTCTTTGAGGTTCCAGCAGGTACTtttgagagaagagggagggaaggaggaagcatAGGTGAGGAGTTAGTTTGGTCGTATTCCCCCTCTGCTCACCCCCCACCATTACCTCCCTCTGTTGATTGTTTTTAATGCTGGGATTAGAGGGAGGATATCATTTTCTTTGCCTGTTCCCCAGGCATGGAaacacaattttctttctttcttttttttttaaaaagaatttatttatttatttgacacacagagagagaccgagcagaagcagggggagagggagtaggagaagcaggctccccgctgagcagggagcctgatgtgggacgccatcccaggaccctaggatcatgacgtgggcagaaggcagacgcttaaccaactgagccacccaggcacccctggaaacaGTTTTCAAGAACAGAAACTTGATCAGTGGCATCCAGGATCTCTAATTTTATGTGCTTTGGGTTCAAGTGTTTCAGGATCATTTCCATGTCTGAAGTCTGTGATTTCATGCCTACcaagtaaataaagtaaaattcagcACTGCAAGAAGCTTTTGGCTTTCCAGTTTATGTCTGATATGTTACTATTGGCAAACGGAAAACTCTGGCTAATGTCTCCAGGAAGCCAACACTACTGTTGGGAGTTTAAAGGTTGAAGAACTGGGATTTAGGAATAATTAATACCAAATAATTCAAGAATCTGACTATTTTCCAGGGAAAGAACTCTTATAGATAGCTTAACCATGTGCAACCAGTTAGCCTTGAACACTCCTGGTTCATTCCTCTTGCCCTGATGTAATCTCTAATAGCACATGCTTTCGCTCTCAAAAATGACTCAGGTTAAGCAACAAATTAGATGCTCGTTCTGTTCACAAGTCACGTGGATGGTAGATTGGAGCCCTGGAAAGCCTGGGATGGAAGgagactataaaaaataaatagccatgTGGGTACAGCTaagaacagaggagagaggagcaagaatgagaaaaaagacCAGGCCACCCAGCAGCAGGTTGGAGCTTGCAGACTGTTTAGAGCATAGTCATGTAATATTAAATTTGATATTGTTGTACTGCTGTGATCTAAACTCCTCCCACAATCTCTATAATGAAGCTGGCTGCACGCGTGAATGCTTTATGTGAGAGATGGTTCAGGAGCTCCAGGAAAAGGAGCTATGTCTCCCACCTGAGTTGGTGAGACGCATGGGGTGGGTCACATGGGGGAGGACAAGATGACTCATCCAATGACAAGGCAGGAATTCAGAGTGGAGGGTGACTGGGGAAAGCATAAATTACTCATTCCCTTTCCAGAATCACAAGAGACATGGAGTATGTATGTGTCAGAGAATGTGGGTACACAAGTCTCCCGCTCCATGTGAGATGACATTTAAGCCATTTCATTAGAATCTCAAAGAATGGGGTACTTTAGATGGCTTTTGACCTGAAACCATCAGCTTCATTTTCAAACTTTGTAAGAAACAGACCATATTTAATTACTGCGTGCTATTAGGGATGTTGTTTGCTCAGTACCCTTTTTACTAGGACCTACATGAAGACTTTCTTTGAGGTTTCAGTTCTGGGAGCAGTTAGGCTAGTCTTggataattaatttatttgtctcaTGGACTCTCTTAGTCATGGAACTGATCTTGATTCCCCTCTGTCCTGGCTGCTGGATTCAAATCTGGCTTTACCTACAACAAACAAAGTACCTTATAACATGGGACTTGGACTCGAACTTTGCTCCTGGAAGATAAACATCCCCAAAGGAAACACATATACAGTCAAACAAACTTCTCCAGAAAATGTCAATTCCTTGTTCTCTATTTAGTATTGCTTTCCAGGTATAGTCATAATTCTTTACTTCCTATTAAAGAGATAGGAGCCTGAGTTTCCCTATGTGCATATGGTTTTTGGTAGAAATCCTGAAATTCTTctataaaagagaaagtgaatCCTATTTGGACTGAAAATCTCCTGGAGGAATGAGGTATTGACATGGAATTGGCAGCCGTTAGAAGGATAAAGAATGCAAGAGTGGAGGGTGACcggtttgttcgtttgtttttgaAGCTAAAGGAAGGGTCTAGATGCTGAGATGACTTTCCTCATTAGGTAGGATTTGGACTATATAGACTATATAGAAAAGATGGTGGAGATAACCTACAAGGATAACTTGAGATGTTACAATAAGTACTAATTTAACATTGTAGCTGCAAATTTATGCTTTTAAGACTAACCATAAATGTCTTTAGCCCAACTGCATTGAACCTTGAGTCTACATGGTTTAGTCTTTAAAAGAATGCTGGCAATGATATCCTTTACTTTGTCCCCCTTATAAGACATCATTTCCCATCATGAAAACGTTTGTCATTATGTTGGGCTAAGTGCCATTATTGcttaatagattaaaaaaaaagcaggactCTGTAGTGCAAGAAACAcaagctaaatattttattggattCTAAAAGAGAAAAGTGGAGAACATAAATACTTTAGTAAAAATCCATTACTCGTCTGAAAGAACCAACTTTGGCATTCATGGCCCCCCAGTCAAGGTATCTCCTATACTCTCCGGGCCTCAGGAGGTACTGCCTTCCCCTGTAGCTGGGCAACTCATAAAGGACCCAGCAGCCCTCCAGCACATTGAGGGAGTGGATTTCATTGAGATGGAAGCGGTCCTGAAGAGAGAGACAATCATCTGTGATCTCTGACATTTGTCCTCTGAAGTCATCTCGCTCATAGATCCTCATTCTGAACGTGCCGGAGTGCTGAGGggacagacagaaaagaaaagataaatgaacacAAATGGAGAGAAATTAAAGTTCTAGCCCCTACATCTCCCTGGCCCCACCAGCCCAGAAGTTCCTGGAGTCTGGGTTTGCTTCCAGAACAATCACATTGCAGTGTTAAAGAGCCTTCCTGCCTCCATTACCCCCACCCTTCTGGGCCTCTAATGATTTCTAGGCAATGCTAGGGACAGACCTTGGCAGCCCTTCAGTGCTATCCACCCGGCTCTGTCCTTGGCAGCCAAGGTTGGTCTCAAATAAAATTGATCATGTTATTAGAGAAGGTCCTTCTCGAAAGAGGAAAGTGTAAGTCATCAGAAAGCAAAGTCCCATTTGATATAGTACTCTGGTTAAAAAGGAATCAACATTTGGCTCTTTTCTCTAAGACCAATGTTTTGGTTTTGCGTACACCATAGAACATAAGATTATTGAGCTCTTGTAAAAAAGAAGAtgacacattttctttgtctctgtttttattGCCTCAGTGTCACTTCAGATTTCAACCTATCTGACCTTTAAGCTTCCTTTCTGGTCTAGTCGCTTACCATCTTCATTTCCCTCAGCAGCAAAAATCATCTCCATTGAGCTCTGTTTGGATGACACTCTACCCCATGCCTCCCACACTCCAGCACATTCTTCTGAGAACTGGGCAAATCACTCTCTAGGAAATACTGATTCTCAAACTTTCATTTTGGAGTTGGCCTTTCCTCTAATATATACCTGTAAGTGAGCTAATAGATACTGACCatgaaattagaataaaaaccagaagacaatagaaaagTGAGCCAAAGCAAGCAAGCGTATTTTTATCAATTAAGTAGACCCAGATTGTATCTAGACGTTTTGATATATTATTTCTGAGTGGATACCACTTGGAATGATGACTTTAGTAAGCTCTATCTTAAACACATGGCAACTTCTGTTTTCCCTCTGTCCTGCTTTTTCTCAATTAGtctttggctttttaatttttgtagttacattttaaaatataaacatctgGGAGCATGTGAGTAAAAATGCAAGCACCACAGAGCTCATGAAGAATGGCTTCCCATCTGAGACCTCCTTCTGGAATGGACTGCAGGCTGTAGGCGCAGTCTCAGTTTTCTGCTCTCTGGTTGGAATGATTTGGTGGAAGAATGATATCTGTTCATGGCTTTCACTTCCGAAGAGACCAGAGACGAGGTCAGAGGCACACTCACCTGGGGGATGAGGTGGCAGGAGCGGATGGAGTCGCTGAAGCCCAGCCACTGCTGGTAGTCGGGGTAATCCCCGCGCCGCAGGAAGTACTGGTGGCCCTGGTAGTTGGGGCGCTCGTAGAGCATCCAGCAGCCGCTGTCCACGCGGATGGAGTTGCAGCGGCTGAAGTAGGGCTGCAGGTTCGGGTGGTCACTGCTGCACTCGTAGCAGCGGCCCTGGAAGCCGCGGTCCTCGTAGAAGGTGATCTGCAAAATGGAAGATGTGGGAGCATGAGGCGATTGGCCCCCCTGCTGAAGAGGCTGCGCCAGAGCCAATCCTGAGCCTCAGGTACCCGGCACTTACCTTCCCCATTTTGGAGCAAGCGAGCAGGAGGTATTGGCCGGGTGCTGTGTGGGACGAGGGGGAGTGCCGCTGTATATATAGCAGCCCTGACTGCTGCCTCCGCAGGAAATCACACAAAAGGGGCCCATTTCGGTGAGTAAGGGGATTTGCCAGCTCcccgctcctcctccccctggtcATTGGGGTTAGCTGAATGGTTTACTCTCATTCTTTCTGGTAGGTTCGGGTTGTTCTGATTCACTAAAACTGTTGTTGCCACCAAAATGAAAAGAGTCTTTACTCTTTTAGTTGAGCAAGATGATGAGCGAAATTCTATCCCCGTGCTTTTATTTTGTCACCTACTCTGCTTAATTGACTCCTCAAAGGTAATTAAACTAAGTAATGTATTCTTCTTCAAgactggtgtttctttttttaacttttattaaaaatcagaatttaaataataaggaatcttaaggaagagagaagcaagTGAAATAATCTGTGAAAGTGCTTTAGAAAGCAAAAAGCTTAGTTCAAATTCAAGCTTGTGTGGTCATCGTTGTTATTTTGGGGTCTATCTTGAGTAAAATTGTTACTTGACTGGAAATTTGTAggctcctggaggctgggaattcTCTCTTATTCCTTTCTGCCTCTGCGCCTAGAGTGGAgggttggcacatagtagaccCTCAATACTTGGCTTTGACCTGAAAGAAAGCAGATAGCGAaggccttcctcccctccctcacaaCTCCTCGAGAGCCTAaatccttccttctgctggtggCTGCCCAGAATACTGCTTGCTCTTTTTTGTCCCTGCCCTCCTTCAACATCTTAAGATCTTTCTTCCTCATCACCATTACAGACTCTTGCCCACTTGATAAGGGTGGTTTGAGTTAGTGTGAGGAGTAATGTAGAAACCctcaaaataccaacagctaCTTCCTTAGACTTTTGAGATGCTGGAGAGCACCCAAGCCAGATGACAGAGCCTCTTGATTGTATGAATTTCACAGTGTGGTATGGGGACCCCTGAAGTCCCTGAGACACTTTCAAGAGGTTCATAAGATCAAAACAGTTTTCATAACAATACTAAGATGTTACTGACCCTTTTCACTCTTATTCTTTTACAGGTGTACAGTGGAGTTTTTCCAGAGGCTGTaggacattaaagagatttgtaaaaacataaaacaattccAATCTTTTCGTTAATtgtttttgctttggaaaatacagttattattcataaaaatatgttatttatgttaatatgtaATAGGCTTACCACCTAAGGCCTTGGGTCAGAGGCCTATACTCAGACTTCTCAGTTGTCTAGCCAGCTTCCAATGTCAGCCCATCAGGGACCTGTACTGGGTCGGGTAGGGGGGTGAGTGGTACTTTCAGGAACTGTACCACTGGTTGGTGGAGGAGTAAGCACTAGCAAGTGACACTAACCGTGACCACCTACCCTGCCTGTCCCATGCCTTGCTTTCACAGTGCTTCctctaaagttatttttcttcccagTACTTATAAACACCATGATATTGTTGAATAGGCATCATTTGTGGAGAACACATTCAGGTATCCATGGCCTACACACATTTGCAGGCACTTTTGCAGTTTCCGTTACTGTTTGTGACGTCTTGGGAAAATGACTTCctaggcttcagtttccccatttataaaataggaGTGGTGACGAAAATCAAATGCGATAATGAACTCAAAAGTGCATGATAAATTGTAAAGTAATACCAGTGGTAAAAAATATCAtatcattcatattttaataagTGCTAAAGATGATAATATTGATAGAATTTCATGGTACATTgatcaaaaataaatatgaatgtgtTTCTGGGTTTCGACCCCATAGTGTCTACACTTTTGCTTATTGTATGGAGACTAAATGCAATCTATGGATAATATCATATATTGAAATGCTTTGGTCTAATTTAGCAAAGATCTTCTGTTTGGTAATTTTGATTTCACAATCAAATGATGACTACCATTTGTGTGTGATCTTGAAGCAAGATGCCAAGAAGAGGAATAACATAGTGAGGGCTGTGCAGTCAGAGCAGATAGAGTCCTTGAAGTTCACCCACTGCCGGTGATAGATGCCCCAGCCCAGCACATGCAGCTCTTGCTGTCCACTTGCATGTGCCAAGTTGCCACAGCTAAGGCAGGACTGCAGGTTGGAGTGGTCACTGCTGTGCGCATAGGAGGTAATCTGCAATGAACATGCCTACGGTAAGGGACATCCCCCCAAGAACACATTATCATGAGTTCATTGACAAGACCCTGTTCTACACCCATCCACGCTAGTGAACTGCAGCTGCAGAAGCAAGACTCATCATCAGCATAGCAGAGGCTCAGGTATGCATGcttatgtgtacatgtgtgcgcATTTCCTATCCATCAGATGATTTAGGCCTGATTTGGCTGACAGTAGAATTGtgccttttttctcatttctatatCACCAATGCAGTCTTTTTAATATGTTTGACTTTTATTCTCCATTACATTATAGCTGTTAAGTGCTTTGGAGGTCTTTGAAGCAGTGTGGAAGAGGGAAGTTGATATATAAAGGACAAGTCAGAAGAAGTGTCCCTGCTCTCATTATTTGATTAAACTTTATTATGTTTAAGTAGAGAAATAATAGGAATAGACATAATTCACACTGAAAACTGTGGGAACGTTTGTTTTAAATCATGGCATCCTGGGAGGGCCAACTAGGGAGAATGTACTCCCATTTGCCTTCTAAATTCAAGATGTCTGTGAGGATCTGGGCTGAGGGAAGGGAATCATTCCTTGATACTGGAACACCTTCCCTTCTCAGAAGCTTATCAAATCCCACCCAGTCTAGGCAGCCTATGTCCCTCGTCTAGGACATCTCTTCAGACCAGTTTTTGCTTGGCTCTCCCTTCTCTGAGCATCTATCCCACTTTATCACCACCTAGCTTAGCACTGCTGCTCTGCCTTTCTCatagaatttcttcttttccttgtccTCAGCCAGGTTATGAACTCAAGAGTAGGGGCCACGTCACACTTCTTTATCTCCCATCACGATTTATTAGTTAAGAAGGTGGATAAATAGAGCTCTGTAAACATGAAGAACACGAAAAAGCAATGATTCTAATTCTATTTTGGAGAACGAGAACTCTCCCACATGAGGTCACCCATGTGGATGTTCAGAGACGCAAAAGCCACTTTCTCCCACTCACTCAGTTACCACTCTCTCTGGTTCtgattccctctgcttctgtctgtcCTTGCTGACCTGGGGGGACTTGAAGGGAGGTAAAAATGGCCCAGAAACCCAGGCTGGCGTGGGCCAACAGCAGCACGGTCTtcctgtggggtggggaggtgttaGAGTGCCATCAGGGCTATGCTGTTAAAGTCTCTAAGTGgctaagggagagagagggggagtgggcctgagagagaacaaaaaagaaagaaaagtggtagGCAACATTTttgtgaaggaaaataataaagaagattCTTAGCTATTTCCTTGTAGTTTtttatattatactttttaaaagatttatttatttatttatttatttgagagagagagagagagagcagggtaggggcagagggagagggggagaagcagactccctactgagcacagagcccagtgtgggggctCCTTGTACTTTAGAAGATGGATGGATCAATGGAATGAGACTTTAGGTCCTGGATGCTGCAAGACAGGCTTTGTTATGTCTCTTTGTATTATCAGCCAACAGCCCAGTCTAATTATGTGGGAGGTTAAGGGACTGAAGACACTGAGCCTTTTATCAGAAGTATTTGAACACCAAGTTTAACTGTAAAGTTATAtacacttttgttttgttttgttttgtttttaataactgcaATACTCCCTTTGGAAGAACTGGCCTTATTTAAATCAGAACAAAAATTTAGAAAGCTGTTTAAGGTCCTCTAGGAGCTCATGGCTAAATAAACTTGTAGATCAAAATATTTGAATGGTTCTAATATAACTCTGgcttctaaaaacaaaatcattcatTTAGGAGCCATTATAGTTGCCTGAGGCC
Above is a window of Neomonachus schauinslandi chromosome 3, ASM220157v2, whole genome shotgun sequence DNA encoding:
- the CRYGB gene encoding gamma-crystallin B isoform X1; the protein is MGKITFYEDRGFQGRCYECSSDHPNLQPYFSRCNSIRVDSGCWMLYERPNYQGHQYFLRRGDYPDYQQWLGFSDSIRSCHLIPQVSHSGTFRMRIYERDDFRGQMSEITDDCLSLQDRFHLNEIHSLNVLEGCWVLYELPSYRGRQYLLRPGEYRRYLDWGAMNAKVGSFRRVMDFY
- the CRYGB gene encoding gamma-crystallin B isoform X2; protein product: MGKITFYEDRGFQGRCYECSSDHPNLQPYFSRCNSIRVDSGCWMLYERPNYQGHQYFLRRGDYPDYQQWLGFSDSIRSCHLIPQHSGTFRMRIYERDDFRGQMSEITDDCLSLQDRFHLNEIHSLNVLEGCWVLYELPSYRGRQYLLRPGEYRRYLDWGAMNAKVGSFRRVMDFY